The following proteins are encoded in a genomic region of Corynebacterium atypicum:
- a CDS encoding MFS transporter, which yields MAVITAAMNLRTGIASVAPVLAEVVAAFSASGTFAGIITGLPGAFFAVMGLAAVPLARAVGLSRALVIGMVAMLVGTAWRPWVTNPWAFIGLSGCVVGGIALSNVLLPAWIKRYGGRHIVTLMTVNTSLLGASGAVAPLSALLYDGPGRWQQALFFWVWIALAQVVVWVFVAWCTGFDFPAGGDPAPSSSPEGVKPQASGIRGLQAAAVYTSPTVLLLTAFFSIQSMNAYMQMGYLPQILIDAGVSADLGSLALALVGGIGIVGGLVMPPLISRLDSLGFLVAGMAGCAVAGYAGLIFFAAQAPLVWAALLGFGGWTFPTALALIVARTRSAQVTARVSGFVQPVGYVLPAIGPLLVGVAYRPEDPNWASILCVFLAASVLQGVVGVLAARPRLIDHELKAASAGEEASRQAP from the coding sequence GTGGCGGTGATTACCGCCGCGATGAACCTGCGCACTGGGATCGCCTCGGTGGCCCCGGTGCTGGCCGAGGTCGTTGCCGCGTTCTCCGCCAGCGGGACCTTCGCCGGTATTATCACCGGGCTTCCCGGCGCGTTTTTTGCGGTGATGGGGTTGGCTGCAGTGCCGCTGGCGAGAGCAGTGGGGTTGAGCCGCGCGCTCGTAATCGGCATGGTCGCCATGCTTGTCGGTACCGCCTGGCGGCCGTGGGTGACAAACCCATGGGCGTTCATCGGGCTGTCTGGCTGCGTGGTTGGCGGTATCGCGCTATCAAACGTTCTGCTTCCGGCGTGGATTAAACGCTACGGAGGCCGGCACATCGTGACCCTCATGACGGTGAATACCTCGCTTTTGGGCGCGTCAGGGGCCGTGGCGCCGCTGAGTGCGCTCCTCTATGACGGGCCGGGCCGCTGGCAGCAGGCACTGTTTTTCTGGGTGTGGATCGCCTTGGCCCAAGTCGTCGTCTGGGTGTTTGTGGCATGGTGTACCGGCTTTGATTTCCCCGCCGGCGGTGATCCTGCCCCTAGTTCGTCCCCGGAGGGGGTTAAGCCGCAAGCTTCCGGCATACGCGGTCTCCAGGCTGCTGCGGTATATACGAGCCCGACGGTGCTGCTGCTCACGGCGTTCTTTAGCATCCAGTCGATGAACGCCTACATGCAGATGGGCTACCTCCCGCAGATCCTCATCGATGCCGGGGTGTCCGCAGACTTGGGCAGCCTGGCGTTGGCGTTGGTCGGTGGCATCGGCATCGTCGGAGGCCTGGTGATGCCGCCGCTCATCTCCCGGCTGGATTCGCTTGGGTTTCTGGTGGCCGGCATGGCTGGGTGTGCCGTGGCGGGTTACGCTGGGCTGATCTTTTTTGCGGCGCAGGCACCGCTGGTGTGGGCGGCGTTGTTGGGCTTTGGCGGTTGGACATTTCCGACGGCGCTCGCGCTGATCGTGGCGCGTACCCGTTCGGCTCAGGTGACCGCCCGGGTCTCCGGCTTCGTGCAGCCGGTGGGCTACGTGCTGCCGGCTATTGGCCCGCTGCTGGTGGGCGTGGCGTATCGCCCCGAAGACCCCAACTGGGCGTCGATTTTATGCGTGTTTCTGGCCGCCTCCGTGCTTCAGGGGGTAGTAGGCGTGCTGGCGGCGCGTCCCCGGTTGATCGACCACGAGCTTAAGGCGGCCTCTGCGGGGGAGGAAGCCTCCCGGCAGGCCCCCTAG
- a CDS encoding ABC-F family ATP-binding cassette domain-containing protein, with the protein MANLINLEEVSQSYGLKTLLDRVSLGVQTGDRIGVVGLNGGGKTTLVEVLAGIITPDSGRVSRNRELRMAVVTQRAELDPSATVGEVIVKPLGLDTYQWASNARVREVLDGLGVVSLGLDTPVGRLSGGERRRVSLAAALVRDLDLVLLDEPTNHLDIEGVQWLADHLLRRRIAVVVVTHDRWFLDTVATLTWEVHDGAVDVYEGGYNDWTFARAERARQADANEQRRRNLARKELAWLRRGAPARTSKPRYRIEAAEALIADVPAPRDTVELTAFSKRRLGRRVIDLEDVALDTPDGRRLIDHLTWRLAPGERIGLVGVNSSGKTTLMRALAGAAPLAAGRRIAGQTVRLGWLRQELDDLDPTQRVLDAIEDVARYVQVGKKELSAAQLAERLGFSAKRQRTPVGDLSGGERRRLQLTRVLMSEPNVLLLDEPTNDLDIDTLQELEDLLDGWAGTLVVISHDRYLIERIADSTWALFGDGRLTNLPGGIEQYLDRRAEMTRAQGQARSRDAQLGRAADPEPVHRPGGEAGNGLGGKEFHELSKRMRRLEKMMEQQAQRRQRIEAEMAELSQAAAGAGIDTARLAELDGQLKSLAGESEATEAEWLEVAERLDQ; encoded by the coding sequence ATGGCGAACTTGATTAACCTCGAAGAAGTCTCGCAGTCCTACGGGCTGAAAACTCTGCTCGATCGCGTGAGCCTGGGCGTACAGACCGGGGATCGCATCGGCGTGGTTGGGCTCAACGGCGGGGGAAAGACCACGCTCGTGGAGGTGCTCGCCGGGATCATCACCCCGGACTCGGGCCGCGTGAGCCGCAACCGCGAGTTGCGGATGGCCGTGGTAACCCAGCGCGCGGAACTCGACCCGTCGGCGACTGTGGGCGAGGTGATCGTGAAGCCACTGGGGCTTGACACCTACCAGTGGGCCTCGAACGCCCGCGTTCGTGAGGTGCTCGACGGGCTCGGCGTTGTGAGTCTGGGCCTGGATACCCCCGTGGGGCGGCTCTCCGGAGGCGAGCGGCGCCGCGTCAGCCTGGCCGCCGCGCTAGTACGAGACCTCGATCTGGTGTTACTCGACGAACCCACCAACCACCTGGACATCGAAGGCGTGCAGTGGTTGGCCGATCACCTCTTGCGCCGGCGCATCGCCGTGGTCGTGGTCACCCACGACCGCTGGTTCCTCGACACCGTGGCCACCTTGACGTGGGAGGTGCACGACGGCGCCGTCGACGTCTACGAAGGCGGCTATAACGACTGGACTTTCGCGCGGGCCGAGCGAGCTCGGCAGGCCGACGCCAACGAACAGCGCCGTCGGAACCTCGCGCGCAAGGAGCTGGCGTGGCTGCGCCGCGGGGCACCGGCGCGCACGTCAAAGCCGCGCTACCGCATCGAGGCCGCCGAGGCGCTGATTGCTGACGTCCCGGCGCCACGCGATACGGTGGAGCTCACCGCGTTTTCCAAGCGTCGGCTGGGCCGCCGCGTCATCGACCTCGAGGACGTGGCCCTGGATACCCCCGACGGGCGCAGGCTGATCGATCACCTCACCTGGCGGCTCGCCCCAGGAGAGCGGATTGGGCTGGTCGGTGTGAACAGCTCTGGCAAGACGACGCTGATGCGGGCGCTTGCTGGCGCGGCGCCGCTGGCCGCGGGCCGCAGGATCGCGGGTCAGACGGTGCGTCTGGGCTGGCTGCGCCAGGAACTCGACGATCTGGATCCCACCCAGCGGGTGCTCGACGCCATCGAGGACGTCGCCCGTTATGTACAGGTGGGCAAGAAAGAGCTCAGCGCCGCGCAGCTCGCGGAGCGCCTCGGTTTTTCTGCCAAGCGCCAGCGCACTCCCGTCGGCGACCTCTCGGGAGGAGAGCGTCGTCGGCTGCAGTTGACGCGCGTGCTGATGTCCGAGCCCAACGTGTTGCTTCTCGACGAACCCACGAACGACCTCGACATCGACACACTTCAAGAGCTCGAGGACCTCCTCGACGGCTGGGCGGGGACCCTGGTGGTCATCTCGCATGACCGCTACCTCATCGAGCGGATCGCGGATTCAACGTGGGCGCTCTTTGGCGACGGCCGGTTGACCAACCTGCCCGGAGGCATCGAGCAGTACCTTGACCGGCGCGCTGAGATGACCCGTGCGCAGGGGCAGGCAAGGAGCCGGGATGCGCAGCTGGGCCGAGCGGCCGACCCGGAGCCGGTTCACCGCCCGGGCGGCGAGGCCGGAAATGGCCTGGGTGGCAAGGAGTTCCACGAGCTGTCCAAACGGATGCGGCGCCTGGAGAAGATGATGGAACAGCAGGCCCAGCGTCGCCAGCGGATCGAGGCTGAGATGGCCGAGCTCTCGCAGGCGGCAGCGGGCGCGGGAATCGACACCGCGCGCCTGGCCGAACTGGACGGCCAGCTGAAGTCCCTGGCCGGCGAATCAGAAGCGACGGAGGCCGAGTGGCTGGAAGTCGCCGAGAGACTCGACCAATAA
- a CDS encoding TatD family hydrolase, giving the protein MSKKKPKLAPQPARPIPGLTDAHTHLYSCGATTPQGVQQFVERARQAGVEKICTVGDGLDEAAEALRAAQENPLVFAACAIHPTRAGELDEAARAQLTEMAGDPRCVAIGETGIDTYWIRHRPDDTAPLEVQEEALRWHVQLAVDSGKALMIHNREGDAELLAILGDCPRPKETILHCFSSPLEVAREAIERGYVLSFAGNVTFKRNDELRAAAALAPIDQLLIETDAPYMTPEPHRGTRNEPAFIGHTALCVAEARGVTLEELAAQIGRNFDRVYGL; this is encoded by the coding sequence ATGTCGAAGAAGAAGCCGAAGCTCGCCCCCCAGCCCGCGCGCCCCATTCCGGGGCTTACGGACGCCCATACGCATCTGTATAGCTGCGGGGCGACGACGCCGCAGGGGGTGCAGCAGTTTGTCGAGCGCGCACGGCAAGCCGGGGTGGAAAAGATCTGCACGGTAGGCGACGGGCTCGATGAAGCCGCCGAGGCGCTGCGGGCAGCGCAGGAAAATCCGCTGGTGTTTGCGGCGTGCGCTATTCACCCGACGCGTGCCGGCGAGCTGGACGAGGCGGCGCGAGCCCAGCTCACCGAGATGGCGGGAGACCCACGCTGCGTGGCGATCGGGGAGACGGGCATAGATACCTACTGGATTCGGCACCGCCCGGACGACACCGCGCCGCTCGAGGTGCAGGAGGAGGCGCTGCGCTGGCACGTGCAGCTGGCGGTGGACTCGGGCAAGGCGCTGATGATCCACAACCGGGAAGGTGACGCAGAGCTGTTAGCCATCCTGGGCGACTGCCCGCGCCCCAAGGAGACGATTCTGCACTGCTTCTCCTCGCCGCTCGAGGTGGCCCGCGAGGCGATCGAGCGTGGTTATGTGCTCAGCTTTGCTGGCAACGTGACGTTTAAGCGAAACGATGAGCTGCGGGCGGCTGCCGCGCTCGCCCCGATAGATCAGCTGCTCATCGAGACGGATGCGCCGTATATGACTCCGGAGCCGCACCGGGGCACGCGCAATGAACCGGCGTTTATCGGGCACACCGCGCTCTGCGTGGCCGAGGCCCGCGGTGTGACCCTCGAGGAGCTGGCCGCGCAGATCGGCCGGAACTTCGATCGGGTCTACGGGCTGTAA
- a CDS encoding trimeric intracellular cation channel family protein, giving the protein MDPTMDSEVLFRVVDVSAVVANALLDGVAARAARFDFIGFLLLAVVTGMGGGMIRDVLLNNGFPIMLTDRAYVIGALIAAGVAYLIDLSGKWTNRALVLIDFFGMGCWTATGVTKALSLGIGWLPAIGMGVITAVGGGMLRDVLLNRVPSIFGGSVLYATIAIVSSSLAALVIVVLEEPTVAMPLCFVLCPTLGVLSRWRRWTLPEPPSLSIPRPRLVWASPRAFRRRRGMGWVPGEPVAPVARAEGTPSAHHSEATGGATDATHPADSTQAESTEPDTKPPESTG; this is encoded by the coding sequence GTGGACCCCACTATGGATTCCGAGGTGCTTTTCCGCGTCGTCGACGTCTCGGCCGTCGTGGCCAACGCGCTGTTAGACGGAGTAGCCGCCCGCGCCGCACGCTTCGACTTCATCGGCTTTCTCCTGCTCGCCGTCGTGACCGGCATGGGCGGCGGCATGATCCGAGACGTCCTGCTCAACAACGGGTTCCCAATCATGCTCACCGACCGCGCCTACGTCATCGGCGCGCTGATTGCCGCCGGGGTGGCCTACCTCATCGACCTTTCCGGCAAGTGGACCAACCGTGCCTTGGTCCTCATCGATTTCTTCGGCATGGGCTGCTGGACGGCGACCGGGGTGACCAAGGCGCTCTCGCTTGGCATCGGCTGGCTGCCCGCCATAGGCATGGGGGTCATCACGGCCGTCGGCGGCGGCATGCTTCGCGACGTCCTGCTCAACCGCGTGCCTTCCATCTTCGGCGGCAGCGTCCTCTACGCCACAATCGCGATCGTCAGCTCCAGCCTGGCAGCCCTCGTCATTGTCGTGCTCGAGGAACCGACCGTCGCGATGCCCCTCTGCTTCGTTCTCTGCCCCACCCTCGGCGTACTCTCCCGCTGGCGGCGCTGGACGCTTCCCGAGCCGCCATCGCTGTCCATTCCCAGGCCGCGCCTGGTCTGGGCCAGCCCGCGGGCGTTTCGACGCCGCCGCGGCATGGGGTGGGTGCCCGGCGAGCCGGTCGCACCCGTCGCGCGCGCCGAGGGCACACCCTCGGCACACCACTCTGAGGCCACGGGCGGCGCTACCGACGCCACGCACCCAGCTGACTCCACCCAGGCTGAGTCCACCGAACCCGATACCAAGCCGCCAGAATCCACAGGCTAA
- a CDS encoding resuscitation-promoting factor → MSPKHSSMVSRINSSQSIPLRVATGGVVASLALGGVAVAAAQKNVTIDFNGEAVELTSMSSDVAGALKQADITVGDADLVYPAPSQKLTSGETITVRTAKPVAVVIDGAERAVTSTAITVEDLVAELDEIKPGSAIVGGTDGKVTDGMRLEVTSPKIIAVNDGGKVTYASMAERTVGDVLKARGVKLGEHDRVSPSLDTPVTQNMTITVDRIEEAEETAEEDFDAEPRIEEDPNAPEGEETVVDEGAPGKREVTRKIVRVNGQERENSVVRVTEISPATPKMIKRGTKKAPTAPAVAGGSVWDSIAQCESGGNWSINTGNGYHGGLQFNAGTWAAYGGTAYAPTADRATREQQIEIAQRVQAAQGWGAWPACTAKLGLR, encoded by the coding sequence ATGAGCCCCAAACACAGCTCCATGGTCTCCCGCATCAACTCCAGTCAGTCTATCCCGCTGCGCGTCGCCACCGGCGGCGTGGTTGCTTCCTTGGCTCTTGGCGGCGTGGCAGTGGCCGCGGCGCAGAAGAACGTAACCATCGACTTCAACGGGGAAGCCGTCGAGCTCACCAGCATGTCCTCGGATGTGGCCGGCGCACTCAAGCAGGCCGACATTACCGTGGGCGACGCCGACCTGGTCTACCCCGCGCCCTCGCAGAAGCTGACGAGCGGCGAGACGATCACGGTGCGCACCGCCAAGCCGGTTGCAGTGGTTATCGACGGCGCGGAGCGCGCGGTGACCTCGACGGCGATCACGGTCGAGGACCTGGTCGCCGAGCTCGATGAGATCAAGCCGGGATCGGCGATTGTTGGCGGCACGGACGGCAAGGTCACCGACGGCATGCGCCTGGAAGTGACCAGCCCGAAGATCATCGCGGTTAACGACGGCGGCAAGGTTACGTACGCGTCGATGGCCGAGCGTACCGTTGGTGACGTACTCAAGGCGCGCGGCGTGAAGCTCGGCGAACATGACCGGGTCAGCCCGTCCCTGGATACGCCGGTGACTCAGAATATGACTATTACCGTCGACCGGATCGAGGAGGCGGAGGAGACCGCCGAGGAGGACTTCGACGCGGAGCCCCGCATCGAAGAGGACCCGAACGCTCCGGAGGGCGAGGAGACCGTCGTCGACGAGGGTGCGCCCGGCAAGCGCGAGGTGACCCGCAAGATCGTGCGTGTGAACGGCCAGGAGCGGGAAAATAGCGTCGTCCGGGTCACGGAGATCTCGCCTGCCACGCCCAAGATGATTAAGCGGGGCACCAAGAAGGCCCCGACGGCGCCGGCGGTTGCGGGCGGCTCGGTGTGGGACTCGATCGCGCAGTGCGAGTCCGGCGGCAACTGGTCGATCAACACGGGCAACGGGTACCACGGTGGCCTGCAGTTCAACGCCGGCACCTGGGCTGCCTACGGGGGCACGGCTTATGCGCCGACGGCCGACCGGGCCACCCGAGAGCAGCAGATCGAGATCGCCCAGCGGGTGCAGGCGGCGCAGGGCTGGGGCGCTTGGCCGGCGTGCACGGCAAAGTTGGGCCTGCGCTAG
- a CDS encoding 4-(cytidine 5'-diphospho)-2-C-methyl-D-erythritol kinase, translated as MDTKNRQFRPGRRAEASYAKTSRRLLRGQASGKVNVFLAAGAARADGFHELATIFQAVSLKERVDIETMPRYPVPRGHQLVRWLHVTGRDAERVPRDETNLAVRAVEAVAEAYYQRFPQLEYLPALHMYVHKGIPTAGGMAGGSADAAAALWLMDRLLGSFFGAGLGTAQLMRIAAQLGSDVPFVLRGGTALGTGRGERLERITAHGRFHWVFALAKKGLSTPAVFRELDRLRADAGSPRPAMDPGAVIHALSTGDPELLAPALHNDLEVAAFSLRPELADLKARASRLGALGAILCGSGPTMAFLCADELAAARVQEGLRGVAECAGVCAATAPAGGAELARGGLD; from the coding sequence ATGGACACTAAGAACCGCCAGTTCAGGCCTGGCCGGCGGGCCGAAGCTTCGTATGCGAAGACCAGCAGGCGCCTGCTGCGCGGGCAGGCCAGCGGCAAAGTGAACGTGTTCCTCGCCGCCGGTGCTGCGCGGGCCGACGGCTTCCACGAGCTGGCCACGATCTTTCAGGCGGTAAGCCTCAAAGAGCGGGTAGACATCGAGACGATGCCCCGCTACCCGGTGCCGCGCGGGCACCAGCTGGTCCGGTGGCTGCACGTGACGGGGCGGGATGCCGAGCGCGTCCCGCGGGACGAAACGAACCTCGCCGTGCGCGCTGTCGAGGCGGTGGCCGAGGCCTATTATCAGCGCTTTCCGCAGCTAGAGTACCTGCCCGCGCTGCACATGTACGTGCATAAGGGCATCCCCACCGCAGGCGGGATGGCCGGCGGCTCCGCGGATGCCGCGGCTGCGCTGTGGCTCATGGACCGCCTGCTCGGGTCCTTTTTTGGCGCCGGATTGGGCACCGCACAGCTCATGCGGATCGCCGCGCAGTTGGGCTCCGACGTGCCGTTCGTGCTGCGCGGCGGGACAGCGTTGGGCACTGGCCGCGGGGAGCGCCTGGAGCGGATAACTGCGCACGGTCGGTTCCACTGGGTGTTCGCGCTGGCCAAGAAGGGTTTGTCCACGCCGGCGGTGTTTCGTGAGCTGGACCGGCTGCGTGCGGATGCGGGCAGTCCTCGGCCGGCCATGGATCCCGGTGCGGTGATCCATGCCCTGTCCACCGGAGACCCGGAATTGCTCGCCCCGGCGTTGCACAACGATCTCGAGGTCGCCGCGTTTTCGCTGCGCCCGGAGTTGGCGGATCTTAAGGCCCGCGCGTCACGCCTGGGCGCGTTAGGCGCCATCCTGTGCGGCTCGGGGCCCACGATGGCGTTCCTGTGCGCCGATGAGCTGGCCGCGGCCCGGGTCCAGGAGGGATTGCGTGGCGTGGCCGAGTGCGCGGGCGTGTGTGCGGCCACCGCCCCGGCTGGAGGGGCCGAGCTCGCCCGCGGTGGCCTAGACTAA
- the metG gene encoding methionine--tRNA ligase, with product MSHRVLVSVAWPYANGPRHIGHVAGFGVPSDVFARYQRMSGADVLMISGTDEHGTPLLVQADKEGVSVTELADRYNRQICEDLAGLGLSYDLFTRTSTRNHYAVVQELFRGLYRNGYMVKQTTMGAVSPTTGRTLPDRYIEGECPICGADGARGDQCDNCGNQLDPVDLINPRSKINGEAPKFVETEHFLLDLPALAGALASWLKTRDSWRPNVLKFSMNLLADVHPRAMTRDIDWGIPVPVEDWQDNPAKKLYVWFDAVIGYLSASLEWAWRSGDPEAWKKWWQDPQAQSYYFMGKDNITFHSQIWPAELIGYAGEGEHGGQPGKYGKLNLPTEVVSSEFLTMSGSKFSSSKGVVIYVKDFLKEFGPDPLRFYIAVAGPENNDADFTWEEFVRRINFELANGWGNLVNRTVSMAYKNFGEVPAPGTLEPADEALLTLAADTFEEAGRLLGASKFKAAITQIMHAVGEANAYIAAQEPWRLAKDDAQRERLASVLWTALQVVSDLNVMLTPFIPHIAQRVHETLGRSGVWAAQPRIEEVRDDIPVELVGVNLPEEGKSYPVITGDYAAEQARWERIEMVPGTALAKPKPLIKKLDPELGQTGPEWAPVAS from the coding sequence ATGTCCCACAGAGTGCTTGTCTCGGTTGCTTGGCCGTACGCCAACGGCCCTCGCCACATTGGCCACGTTGCTGGTTTCGGCGTCCCCTCGGACGTGTTTGCCCGCTACCAGCGAATGTCGGGGGCGGACGTGCTCATGATCTCCGGTACCGACGAGCACGGCACCCCGCTACTCGTGCAGGCGGATAAAGAGGGCGTTTCGGTGACCGAGCTAGCAGACCGGTACAACCGGCAGATCTGCGAGGATCTCGCAGGTTTGGGGCTCTCGTACGATCTGTTCACCCGCACCAGCACCCGCAACCACTACGCGGTGGTCCAGGAGCTCTTTCGAGGTCTCTACCGCAACGGTTATATGGTCAAGCAGACCACGATGGGGGCGGTGTCTCCGACGACGGGCCGGACGCTGCCGGACCGGTACATCGAGGGCGAATGCCCGATCTGCGGGGCCGACGGAGCCCGTGGGGACCAGTGCGATAACTGCGGCAACCAGCTCGACCCCGTCGACCTGATTAACCCGCGCAGCAAGATCAACGGCGAGGCCCCCAAGTTTGTCGAGACCGAGCACTTCCTGCTCGATCTGCCGGCCCTTGCAGGCGCCTTGGCCTCCTGGCTGAAGACGCGGGATTCCTGGCGCCCGAACGTGCTCAAGTTCTCGATGAACCTCCTGGCGGATGTGCACCCGCGCGCGATGACGCGGGACATCGACTGGGGCATCCCGGTGCCGGTGGAAGACTGGCAGGACAACCCCGCCAAGAAGCTCTACGTGTGGTTCGACGCGGTGATCGGGTACTTGTCTGCCTCGCTGGAATGGGCGTGGCGTTCGGGAGACCCGGAGGCGTGGAAAAAGTGGTGGCAGGATCCGCAGGCGCAGAGCTACTACTTCATGGGCAAGGACAACATCACCTTCCATTCCCAGATCTGGCCGGCCGAGCTCATCGGCTATGCCGGAGAGGGGGAGCATGGGGGTCAACCCGGGAAGTACGGCAAGCTCAACTTGCCCACTGAGGTGGTCTCGTCCGAGTTTCTCACCATGTCCGGATCGAAGTTCTCTTCGTCGAAGGGTGTCGTGATCTACGTCAAGGACTTCCTCAAGGAGTTCGGCCCGGATCCGTTGCGCTTCTACATCGCTGTGGCCGGCCCGGAGAACAACGACGCGGACTTCACCTGGGAGGAGTTTGTGCGCCGGATTAACTTCGAGCTCGCCAACGGCTGGGGCAACCTGGTCAACCGGACCGTATCGATGGCCTACAAGAACTTCGGCGAGGTCCCCGCGCCGGGCACCTTGGAGCCGGCCGACGAGGCGTTGTTGACGCTGGCCGCCGACACGTTCGAGGAAGCGGGGCGCCTGCTCGGCGCATCGAAGTTTAAGGCCGCGATCACCCAGATCATGCACGCCGTCGGCGAGGCCAACGCCTACATCGCCGCCCAGGAGCCGTGGCGGTTGGCCAAGGACGACGCGCAGCGCGAGCGCTTGGCATCTGTGCTCTGGACCGCGCTGCAGGTGGTCAGCGACCTCAACGTGATGCTCACCCCGTTTATCCCGCACATCGCCCAGCGGGTCCATGAGACCCTGGGGCGCAGTGGGGTGTGGGCCGCACAGCCGCGAATCGAGGAAGTCCGCGACGATATCCCGGTGGAGCTTGTTGGGGTCAACCTGCCGGAAGAAGGCAAGTCTTACCCGGTGATCACGGGTGATTACGCCGCCGAGCAGGCCCGCTGGGAGCGCATCGAGATGGTCCCGGGCACCGCGTTGGCCAAGCCGAAGCCGTTGATCAAGAAGCTCGATCCCGAGCTCGGCCAGACTGGCCCCGAGTGGGCGCCCGTGGCTTCGTGA
- a CDS encoding BCCT family transporter, whose protein sequence is MGKRSATAQLEDMLNSQEEIEEELANPKRVKLAADSDSNRINWPVVIIAGLVVLATVIWGLTAQDSFAEFAAGALDVIVDNLGWAFVLFGTVFVVFVLVVALSNFGTIRLGQANEEPEFKTVSWISMMFAAGMGIGLMFYGASEPLNFYRDGVPGKGTEDVSASMASAMFHWTLHPWAIYAIVGLAIAYSTFRIGRKQLISSAFVPLIGERAANGWLGQLIDILAVVATVFGTACSLGLGALQIGAGLTAAGFVDSVGTKLIIGIVSVLTLAFLLSAMSGVGKGIQYLSNANMVLAAILAIFVFVVGPTLAVLNLIPGTIGAYLSDFFTMASRTATNSDGEWLSSWTIFYWSWWISWSPFVGMFLARISRGRTIREFCFSVLFIPAGVSTVWFAIFGGTAITMERSGDSIWGDGSAEVQLFNLLHNLPLGQIMGVVAVILLGTFFITSADSASTVMGSMSQFGRSDANPWVSASWGLATALIGMTLLVSGGDDALNNVQNVTIVAAAPFLLIIILLMFALVKDLSSDVIYRDYVEEQNFGLRLARERRIRASQLQAEALAERYSQRTGRPRGKKATAAAKKAAEKSQNPKEH, encoded by the coding sequence ATGGGGAAGCGCTCTGCGACCGCTCAGCTGGAGGACATGCTCAACTCCCAGGAGGAGATTGAAGAAGAGCTGGCAAATCCGAAGCGGGTCAAGCTTGCCGCAGATAGCGACTCCAACCGCATCAATTGGCCCGTTGTCATCATCGCTGGGCTCGTCGTCCTCGCCACTGTGATCTGGGGCCTGACGGCCCAGGACTCGTTCGCTGAGTTCGCCGCCGGCGCACTCGACGTGATCGTGGATAACCTTGGTTGGGCCTTCGTCCTGTTCGGCACCGTGTTCGTCGTCTTCGTCCTGGTAGTGGCGTTGAGTAACTTCGGCACGATTCGCCTAGGCCAGGCTAACGAGGAGCCCGAGTTTAAGACCGTCTCGTGGATCTCGATGATGTTCGCCGCCGGCATGGGCATCGGCCTGATGTTCTACGGCGCGAGCGAGCCGCTGAACTTTTATCGCGACGGGGTGCCGGGCAAGGGTACCGAAGACGTCTCGGCGTCGATGGCCTCGGCGATGTTCCACTGGACGCTGCACCCGTGGGCGATTTACGCGATCGTCGGCCTGGCCATTGCGTACTCGACCTTCCGCATCGGGCGCAAGCAACTGATTTCCTCAGCTTTTGTGCCGTTGATCGGTGAGCGTGCCGCCAATGGGTGGCTCGGCCAGCTCATCGACATCCTGGCAGTCGTGGCCACCGTCTTCGGCACCGCGTGCTCGCTGGGCCTCGGCGCCCTGCAGATCGGCGCCGGGCTCACGGCGGCCGGCTTTGTCGATTCGGTGGGCACCAAGCTGATCATCGGCATTGTCTCCGTATTGACCTTGGCTTTCCTGCTTTCGGCCATGTCCGGGGTGGGCAAGGGCATCCAATACTTGTCGAACGCGAATATGGTGCTCGCGGCGATCCTGGCCATCTTCGTCTTCGTCGTCGGGCCGACGCTCGCCGTGCTTAACCTGATTCCGGGCACGATCGGCGCCTATCTTTCTGACTTCTTCACCATGGCCTCCCGCACGGCGACCAACTCGGACGGGGAGTGGTTGTCGAGCTGGACCATCTTCTACTGGTCCTGGTGGATTTCCTGGTCGCCGTTCGTGGGCATGTTCTTGGCCCGCATCTCCCGGGGCCGCACCATCCGGGAATTCTGCTTCAGCGTCTTGTTTATCCCGGCCGGTGTGTCCACCGTGTGGTTCGCCATCTTCGGCGGCACGGCAATCACCATGGAGCGTTCCGGGGATTCTATCTGGGGCGACGGCTCGGCTGAGGTGCAATTGTTCAACCTGCTGCACAACCTGCCGCTGGGGCAGATCATGGGCGTGGTGGCCGTGATTTTGCTCGGAACCTTCTTTATCACCTCGGCTGACTCTGCCTCGACGGTGATGGGCTCGATGTCTCAATTCGGTCGCTCCGATGCGAACCCCTGGGTGTCCGCGTCCTGGGGTTTGGCCACCGCGCTGATCGGCATGACGCTTCTGGTCTCCGGCGGCGACGACGCCCTGAATAACGTCCAGAACGTCACCATCGTTGCGGCCGCGCCGTTCTTGCTCATCATCATCCTGCTGATGTTTGCCCTTGTGAAGGACCTGAGCTCAGACGTGATCTACCGCGACTACGTCGAGGAGCAGAACTTCGGTCTGCGCCTGGCCCGCGAGCGTCGCATTCGCGCCTCGCAGCTCCAGGCCGAGGCGCTCGCCGAGCGGTACTCGCAGCGCACTGGGCGCCCGCGCGGTAAGAAGGCCACCGCCGCGGCTAAGAAGGCCGCCGAAAAATCCCAGAATCCGAAAGAGCACTGA